The Dehalococcoidia bacterium genome has a window encoding:
- a CDS encoding GMC family oxidoreductase N-terminal domain-containing protein: MNKYYDYIIIGAGSSGAVLASRLSENPNNKILLIEAGNTFERIDQIPGVLLNGMSTGADWTGNLAIGTEFDWQYKAVSNPEFKDMGVPRGRVAGGTSSINGQVFLRAIPEDFENWKNGGLEDWSYEQCLKYFIKQENDLDFQNEYHGNNGPIPVKRHSLDSLLVDQMSFYNTVKEMGYKATEDHNLPYSEGVGPMPLNNSNGIRWSTGICYLLPALERENLDVLSNKICKKILIENGKQIGLQLYDDEVFEGNEIIISTGAVESPKLLMLSGIGNKSEFENYNIKHLHQLKGVGQNLRDHPAVELRWNADDLLNNDLSDVGAQKVGLRYTSSKSKDRLDMVSVMRFQPKEMNPDSLHFEKTDFGNTRVAITTGIFLAKSSGNLSLNKQDHNKYPKINYNYLSNEYDMERLIEGVKLNFEIARNSNFDSFRKELIAPLPEAFENDKLLRKWILSKVHTMHHISGTCKMGSINDEFSVVDKYAKVIGIEGLRIADCSIMPDCVRANTNATAIMIGEKISDHIKNGD, translated from the coding sequence TTGAATAAATATTATGACTATATAATTATTGGAGCAGGTTCATCTGGTGCAGTTTTAGCTTCAAGATTATCTGAAAATCCTAATAATAAAATCTTACTTATTGAAGCAGGGAATACATTTGAGAGAATTGATCAAATTCCAGGAGTTTTGCTCAACGGTATGTCAACTGGAGCTGATTGGACAGGTAATTTAGCTATAGGTACTGAATTTGATTGGCAATATAAAGCTGTTTCTAATCCAGAATTTAAAGATATGGGAGTACCAAGAGGAAGAGTAGCTGGAGGAACTAGTTCTATAAATGGTCAAGTTTTCTTGAGAGCAATACCTGAAGATTTTGAGAACTGGAAGAATGGAGGTTTAGAAGATTGGTCTTATGAGCAATGCCTAAAATACTTTATCAAACAAGAAAATGATCTAGATTTTCAAAATGAATATCATGGAAATAATGGGCCAATTCCAGTCAAAAGGCATAGTTTAGACTCATTATTAGTCGATCAAATGAGCTTCTATAATACTGTAAAGGAAATGGGATACAAAGCAACTGAAGATCATAATTTACCATACTCTGAAGGAGTTGGCCCAATGCCATTAAATAATTCAAATGGCATTAGGTGGAGTACAGGTATTTGTTATTTACTACCAGCTCTTGAAAGAGAAAATTTAGATGTTTTATCTAATAAAATATGTAAAAAAATATTGATTGAAAATGGTAAACAAATTGGATTACAACTTTATGATGATGAGGTTTTTGAAGGTAATGAAATAATTATTTCAACTGGTGCTGTTGAAAGTCCAAAGCTATTAATGCTTTCAGGTATAGGTAATAAATCAGAATTTGAAAATTATAATATAAAGCATTTACATCAGCTGAAGGGAGTTGGACAGAATTTGAGAGATCACCCAGCTGTTGAATTAAGGTGGAATGCTGATGATTTATTAAATAATGATCTTAGTGATGTTGGTGCTCAGAAAGTGGGATTAAGATATACATCTTCAAAATCTAAAGATAGGCTTGATATGGTGTCAGTTATGAGATTCCAACCTAAAGAAATGAATCCAGACAGTTTACATTTTGAAAAAACTGATTTTGGTAATACCAGAGTAGCAATTACTACAGGCATTTTTTTAGCTAAAAGTTCAGGAAATTTATCCTTAAATAAGCAAGATCACAACAAATATCCAAAAATAAATTATAACTACTTAAGTAATGAATATGATATGGAAAGGCTTATTGAAGGTGTTAAGCTCAATTTTGAAATTGCAAGAAATAGTAACTTTGATTCTTTTAGAAAAGAATTAATTGCTCCATTACCTGAGGCATTTGAAAACGATAAGTTATTAAGAAAATGGATTTTATCTAAAGTTCATACTATGCATCATATTTCAGGTACTTGTAAAATGGGAAGTATTAACGATGAATTTTCTGTTGTTGATAAATATGCAAAGGTAATCGGAATTGAAGGATTGAGAATAGCTGATTGTTCAATAATGCCAGATTGTGTAAGAGCAAATACTAATGCCACAGCTATTATGATTGGTGAAAAAATTTCTGATCATATAAAAAATGGAGATTAA
- a CDS encoding putative hydro-lyase — MKKLSAIQVRNKARNGENFTTSGLAEGFVQTNVVIIPKEDAFDFMLYCQRNPKPCPIIEVLDPGNYESSFALQSDIRKDIPEYKLFNHGKYSKTLTDITKIWRDDFVTFLLGCSFTFENELIKNGLELPYFKQGKNVPMFITSIDTEKSGKFSGKMVVTQRWIPRDKLVRSIQITSRFPNQHGTPIQIGNSSEIGINDPTKPDFGDPWIPQNDELIPVYWACGVTPQIAIKEAKLEIMITHSPGKMFLTDLKDEDMAVI; from the coding sequence ATGAAAAAATTATCTGCAATTCAAGTTAGAAATAAAGCCAGAAATGGAGAGAACTTTACTACTTCAGGTTTAGCTGAAGGTTTTGTACAAACAAATGTAGTAATAATTCCAAAAGAAGATGCTTTTGATTTTATGCTTTATTGTCAAAGAAATCCTAAACCCTGTCCGATAATAGAAGTTTTGGATCCAGGAAATTATGAATCTTCATTTGCACTTCAATCAGATATTAGAAAAGATATCCCAGAGTATAAATTATTTAATCATGGAAAGTATTCAAAAACATTAACTGATATAACAAAAATTTGGAGAGATGACTTCGTTACTTTTTTGCTTGGTTGTTCTTTTACATTTGAAAATGAGTTGATAAAGAATGGGCTTGAGCTTCCATATTTTAAACAAGGAAAAAATGTACCTATGTTTATTACTTCTATAGATACAGAAAAATCTGGAAAATTTTCAGGTAAAATGGTTGTTACTCAAAGATGGATTCCAAGGGATAAACTTGTTAGATCTATACAGATAACTAGCAGATTCCCTAATCAACATGGAACACCAATTCAGATAGGTAACTCTTCAGAAATAGGTATAAATGATCCGACTAAACCAGATTTTGGAGATCCTTGGATACCTCAAAATGATGAATTGATTCCAGTTTATTGGGCTTGCGGAGTAACTCCTCAAATAGCAATAAAAGAAGCAAAATTAGAAATAATGATAACTCACTCTCCTGGCAAAATGTTCTTGACAGACCTCAAAGATGAAGATATGGCTGTAATCTAA
- a CDS encoding DUF4392 domain-containing protein — translation MSYSEIEKIILHDDTRGMSDLYQKIGKGFIERSTKLILEKKGVIIITTGFYILSANAPETDGPPGAVALGKSLEKLGYDVFYVTDKYSYNILSGLLGEGNIIEFPITSHIESSTFANKLIRDYDPKSLISIERAGLSNDGKYRNFKGEDFSKYNAKIDYLFEQHPRTVGILDGGNEIGSGNYIEEIIKLGNIIDYPSIITATESIISSTSNWGAFGLIAGLSIHENINLLPSVDEGKRLIEKTYNLGAVEGLTGESKPYVDGRSLEEDMICLKKLNSLF, via the coding sequence ATGAGCTATTCTGAAATTGAAAAAATAATTCTTCATGATGATACGAGAGGAATGTCAGATTTATATCAAAAAATTGGAAAAGGATTTATTGAAAGATCAACTAAATTAATTCTAGAAAAAAAGGGAGTTATTATTATAACTACAGGTTTCTATATACTTTCAGCAAATGCACCTGAAACTGATGGTCCCCCTGGGGCTGTTGCTCTTGGGAAATCATTAGAGAAATTAGGCTATGATGTATTTTATGTAACAGATAAATATTCTTATAATATTCTTTCAGGATTGTTGGGGGAGGGGAATATAATTGAATTTCCTATAACATCTCATATTGAATCCAGTACTTTTGCAAATAAATTAATTCGAGACTATGATCCTAAGTCATTGATTTCAATTGAAAGAGCAGGATTATCCAATGATGGTAAGTATAGGAATTTTAAAGGAGAAGATTTCTCTAAATATAATGCCAAAATAGATTATTTATTTGAGCAACATCCTAGAACTGTTGGAATCCTAGACGGTGGAAATGAGATAGGAAGTGGAAATTATATTGAGGAAATAATAAAACTAGGAAATATAATTGACTATCCTTCAATTATTACTGCTACAGAAAGTATAATTTCTAGCACTTCAAATTGGGGAGCATTTGGTTTGATTGCAGGTCTATCAATTCATGAGAATATAAATTTATTACCAAGCGTGGATGAAGGTAAAAGGCTTATAGAGAAAACATATAATTTGGGAGCCGTAGAGGGCTTAACAGGAGAATCTAAGCCTTATGTAGATGGAAGATCTCTTGAAGAAGATATGATATGTTTGAAAAAGCTTAATTCTCTGTTTTAG
- a CDS encoding MFS transporter — translation MKKDNFSIKSIIWSVYAPSFLLSMGQGLLIPVLPIFARDTFQSGDLLIGFLIAARHFGTMGFDVPAGLLVGRFGLNRTMVAGVVLFGISAIFAGLSGNFSLLLFSRLLAGASFALWSISRHAYIASVIPNENRGKALSLFGGLGRIATIIGPLIGGILAQFVSIRAPFFFQAFIAGLTLILITTTSRNLEFNDKKSNEGYLIDLRNTFIDNRNAYLTAGMAAVALQFLRASREIVIPLWGDNIGLRKDEIGYITTLSFAVDSLMFPIAGFIMDKFGRRYTGIPAFIILGFSLVLIGTVDNPLMFLTSYSTLILSAIMSGIGNGISSGLVLTIGSDLSPPNNRGGFLGIWRLISDGGGAAGPTVMGIIANSYSLATASFSSGIIAITGIIFLRFFVKETLEKNNSKTEN, via the coding sequence TTGAAGAAAGATAATTTTTCAATTAAATCTATAATTTGGAGTGTTTATGCTCCAAGTTTTTTACTTTCTATGGGCCAGGGATTACTTATTCCTGTTCTTCCTATATTTGCAAGAGATACTTTTCAATCTGGAGATTTATTGATAGGATTTCTTATTGCTGCTAGACATTTTGGGACAATGGGATTTGATGTTCCAGCAGGTTTATTAGTAGGAAGATTTGGTCTTAATAGAACAATGGTTGCTGGAGTAGTATTATTTGGAATAAGTGCTATTTTTGCAGGATTAAGTGGAAATTTTTCTTTACTCCTTTTTTCTAGATTATTGGCAGGCGCAAGTTTCGCCCTTTGGTCAATTTCAAGACATGCTTATATAGCTTCAGTTATTCCTAATGAAAATAGAGGTAAAGCTTTATCTTTATTTGGAGGATTAGGCAGAATAGCTACAATAATTGGACCATTGATCGGAGGAATATTAGCACAATTTGTCTCTATAAGAGCACCCTTTTTCTTTCAGGCATTTATTGCAGGATTAACTCTAATACTAATCACAACTACATCAAGAAATTTAGAATTTAATGATAAAAAGTCAAATGAAGGCTATCTGATAGATTTAAGAAATACTTTCATTGATAATAGAAACGCTTATCTCACCGCAGGAATGGCTGCTGTGGCTTTACAATTTTTGAGAGCAAGTAGAGAAATAGTGATACCCTTATGGGGGGATAATATAGGTTTACGTAAAGATGAAATTGGATACATAACAACATTAAGTTTTGCTGTTGACTCTTTGATGTTCCCAATCGCAGGTTTTATAATGGACAAATTTGGAAGGAGATATACTGGAATACCAGCATTTATAATTCTAGGCTTTTCTTTAGTACTAATAGGTACAGTTGACAACCCATTAATGTTTCTTACCTCATACTCTACACTTATATTATCTGCAATAATGTCAGGAATTGGTAATGGTATTTCAAGTGGATTAGTATTAACAATCGGATCAGACTTATCACCACCCAATAATAGAGGAGGATTTTTAGGTATATGGAGACTTATTTCAGATGGTGGAGGTGCTGCAGGTCCAACAGTTATGGGAATAATAGCAAATTCTTACTCATTAGCAACAGCTAGTTTTTCTAGTGGCATTATTGCTATAACAGGAATCATTTTTTTGAGATTCTTTGTTAAGGAAACTTTAGAAAAAAATAATTCTAAAACAGAGAATTAA
- a CDS encoding VOC family protein — MKDSRKIKIKKINHVAIPINNRKKSFSLYRDFLGLTIIPSMVDEKHVIWSKISDGTMVHLIEPPDGPGNKLVPFHVAFEVENFDETVEILKKSEYQITNGPQIRHDGQRAIYIQDIDGNTIEFATHNNIKHSDRIVDAWGYTKNP, encoded by the coding sequence ATGAAAGATTCGCGAAAGATAAAAATAAAAAAAATTAATCATGTTGCAATCCCAATTAATAATAGAAAGAAATCTTTTAGTTTATATAGAGACTTTCTTGGATTGACTATCATCCCATCGATGGTTGATGAAAAACATGTCATTTGGTCAAAGATATCTGATGGAACAATGGTACATCTTATTGAACCACCTGATGGTCCCGGAAACAAATTAGTACCTTTCCATGTTGCATTTGAAGTAGAAAATTTTGATGAAACCGTAGAAATACTAAAAAAATCTGAATATCAAATTACAAATGGTCCCCAAATAAGACATGATGGTCAAAGGGCAATATATATCCAAGATATAGATGGTAATACAATAGAATTTGCAACTCATAATAATATCAAGCATTCTGATAGAATCGTAGACGCTTGGGGTTATACTAAAAACCCTTAG
- a CDS encoding RidA family protein, with protein MTIEEKLKELGIELKTPPSPVANYIPVQQTGNLIYLSGQGPRNESGDFISGKVGSDITAEEAYELARNTAINLVSAMKSYLGSLDKVKKIVKVFGMVNSTSDFTDHPKVINGCSDFFVEVFGDKGRHARSAVGMGSLPNNMAVEIEIIVEVS; from the coding sequence ATGACAATAGAAGAAAAACTTAAAGAATTAGGAATAGAATTAAAAACACCACCTAGTCCTGTAGCTAATTATATTCCTGTTCAACAAACTGGTAATCTAATTTATTTATCTGGGCAAGGGCCAAGAAATGAATCCGGTGATTTCATCTCAGGGAAAGTAGGATCAGATATTACAGCAGAAGAAGCTTATGAACTTGCAAGAAATACAGCTATTAATTTAGTCTCTGCTATGAAATCTTACTTAGGTTCTTTAGATAAAGTAAAAAAAATAGTTAAAGTTTTTGGGATGGTTAATTCAACTTCTGATTTTACGGATCACCCTAAAGTAATTAATGGTTGCTCAGATTTTTTTGTAGAAGTTTTTGGAGATAAAGGAAGACATGCTAGGTCTGCTGTTGGAATGGGTTCTCTACCAAATAATATGGCTGTAGAAATTGAGATAATAGTTGAAGTAAGTTAA
- a CDS encoding class II fumarate hydratase has product MNMRLEKDSMGELEVPSNALYGANTRRAQLNFPISDLKFGRSFIKALGLIKQSAAETNLELNLLDQNIADSIIKSAQEVIDGLHDESFIVDIFQTGSGTSTNMNVNEVISNLAINKLGGKIGSREPVHPNDHVNKGQSSNDVIPTAIHIAAAISIKDNLIPSMEILRKSLEKKSKEFWDIVKTGRTHLQDATPIRLGQEFKGYYGQLNNSIKKVESALSELSVLALGGTAVGTGIGMNPEFCGSVIAKISKKTNIKFSETENHFQSQSTIDGIVYASGCVRSFAVSLMKISNDIRWLGSGPRAGIGEINLPEVQPGSSIMPGKVNPVIAESVTMICAQVMGNDQTVSIAGQSGNFELNVMMPIAAHNLLESIEILSNGSKNFSKQCIEGLVATEKGPNMVNQGLAICTALAPRLGYDKAANIAHIASETGKTIKEVTLEETELNSEEIDEILEPLSMTEPK; this is encoded by the coding sequence ATGAATATGAGATTAGAAAAAGATTCCATGGGAGAGCTAGAAGTTCCATCTAATGCTTTATATGGAGCTAATACTAGGAGAGCACAGTTAAATTTTCCTATTTCAGATTTGAAATTTGGAAGGTCTTTTATTAAAGCCTTAGGCTTGATTAAACAATCAGCTGCTGAAACTAATTTAGAACTTAATCTATTAGACCAAAATATCGCAGATTCAATTATTAAATCTGCCCAAGAAGTAATTGATGGTTTACATGATGAAAGCTTTATCGTAGACATTTTCCAAACTGGCTCAGGAACATCCACAAATATGAATGTAAATGAAGTCATTTCTAATCTAGCTATTAATAAACTTGGAGGAAAAATTGGCTCTAGAGAACCTGTTCATCCAAATGATCATGTAAATAAAGGGCAATCATCTAATGATGTTATTCCTACTGCTATTCATATTGCTGCTGCAATTTCTATAAAAGATAATCTAATACCTTCGATGGAAATATTAAGAAAATCTCTAGAAAAAAAATCCAAAGAATTTTGGGATATAGTTAAAACAGGTAGAACTCATTTACAAGATGCAACTCCAATTAGATTGGGCCAGGAATTTAAGGGTTATTATGGTCAACTAAATAATTCAATTAAGAAAGTCGAGTCCGCATTAAGTGAATTGTCTGTACTAGCTTTAGGAGGAACAGCTGTAGGAACAGGTATAGGAATGAATCCTGAGTTTTGTGGCTCAGTAATAGCCAAAATAAGTAAAAAAACAAATATAAAATTCAGTGAGACAGAAAATCATTTTCAATCTCAATCTACAATAGACGGCATTGTGTATGCTTCTGGTTGCGTGAGAAGCTTTGCTGTAAGCTTAATGAAAATCTCAAATGATATCAGATGGTTAGGATCAGGTCCTAGAGCTGGAATTGGTGAAATTAATCTACCTGAGGTTCAACCTGGATCTTCAATTATGCCAGGAAAAGTTAATCCTGTTATAGCAGAATCTGTAACAATGATATGCGCTCAAGTAATGGGAAATGATCAAACTGTAAGTATAGCTGGTCAAAGTGGGAATTTTGAACTAAATGTTATGATGCCAATCGCTGCGCACAATCTTCTTGAATCTATTGAAATCCTTTCTAACGGAAGTAAAAATTTCTCTAAACAATGCATAGAAGGACTTGTAGCAACTGAAAAAGGTCCTAATATGGTAAACCAAGGGTTAGCAATTTGTACTGCATTAGCTCCTAGATTAGGATATGATAAAGCTGCAAATATTGCTCATATAGCATCTGAAACAGGAAAAACTATAAAGGAAGTCACACTAGAGGAAACAGAATTAAACTCCGAAGAGATTGATGAAATTTTAGAACCACTTAGTATGACTGAACCAAAATAA
- a CDS encoding carboxymuconolactone decarboxylase family protein, producing the protein MKSYDELLEKAKEWREWYYDGDPGTPEVAKSTEEAFDLINATLFGHIYQRPKLDAKIRSLCTIAALIVLDKPNQLPGHITGALNYGWSKEEIVELITQMLFYGGYPTAVNSLAAAAKTFEEYDKRH; encoded by the coding sequence ATGAAAAGTTATGATGAATTATTAGAAAAAGCTAAAGAATGGAGAGAATGGTACTATGATGGTGATCCAGGAACTCCTGAAGTAGCTAAAAGTACGGAAGAAGCTTTTGATCTAATAAACGCGACCCTTTTTGGGCATATATACCAACGTCCTAAATTAGATGCAAAAATTCGATCACTTTGTACAATTGCAGCATTAATAGTTTTAGACAAACCTAATCAATTACCTGGTCATATTACAGGGGCCTTAAACTATGGTTGGAGTAAAGAAGAAATTGTAGAATTAATAACTCAAATGCTTTTTTATGGAGGATACCCAACTGCGGTTAATTCACTAGCAGCTGCTGCAAAAACATTTGAAGAATATGACAAACGTCACTAA
- a CDS encoding MFS transporter, with amino-acid sequence MSQLIKEILRNPSIIYVVIGTFFFWVSLYLYVPILPNYSKDLGASATMIGYIVAAYAIGQMILRIPLGIAVDKWGTKPFAIITMLCSALGSLGLTLASDPIQLFLARSVTGVAGAGWVAISLLFASQFQNNLMHYASSFMMGINGIAITISTLISGRLADYFGDTTPFIASLFVSILGMIVFFASKENKKKNDKKNYNFYEILGSTILIRISIIAIGFHFVTFGVNFGFLPIIIENLGGTKTNIGDITTLSQLAGICGMSLSAWFINKIGTRKTIILGSICMIISLIFTSYVENLSLIATLQFISGFGRGILYTVTITLILISFEETSRGLAMGAYQAYYAIGMFLGPALSGLIVNSFGINAIFWLSTLITLLALIIGIYKPYKTKLHGGKKNEKL; translated from the coding sequence TTGTCTCAGTTAATTAAAGAAATCTTAAGGAACCCTTCAATAATCTATGTTGTTATTGGAACTTTCTTCTTTTGGGTATCTCTTTATTTATATGTTCCCATACTTCCGAATTACTCAAAGGATCTTGGCGCTTCAGCAACAATGATTGGTTATATAGTTGCAGCATACGCTATTGGACAAATGATACTAAGAATTCCATTGGGAATAGCAGTAGATAAATGGGGAACTAAACCTTTTGCAATTATTACAATGCTATGCTCAGCTTTAGGTTCATTAGGATTAACACTAGCATCAGATCCTATTCAATTATTTCTAGCAAGATCAGTAACTGGAGTAGCAGGTGCAGGGTGGGTAGCTATAAGTTTATTATTTGCTTCTCAATTTCAAAATAATCTAATGCATTACGCAAGTTCATTTATGATGGGTATTAACGGAATAGCAATAACTATTTCAACTTTGATTAGCGGAAGACTCGCAGATTATTTTGGAGATACTACTCCTTTTATTGCTTCACTATTTGTAAGTATTTTAGGAATGATAGTATTTTTTGCATCTAAAGAAAATAAGAAAAAAAATGATAAGAAGAATTATAATTTTTATGAAATATTAGGAAGTACTATCCTTATAAGAATTTCAATAATAGCAATTGGCTTTCATTTTGTTACATTTGGCGTAAATTTTGGATTTTTGCCAATCATAATTGAGAATCTGGGAGGAACGAAAACAAATATAGGTGATATAACTACATTATCTCAACTTGCTGGAATATGTGGGATGAGTTTATCAGCTTGGTTTATCAATAAAATTGGAACTAGAAAAACTATTATTTTAGGTTCTATATGCATGATCATCAGCTTAATATTTACTTCTTACGTTGAAAATTTATCCTTGATTGCAACTTTACAATTTATTTCAGGTTTTGGAAGAGGTATTCTTTATACTGTTACTATAACTCTAATCCTTATAAGCTTTGAAGAAACTTCAAGAGGCTTGGCAATGGGTGCATATCAAGCTTACTATGCTATAGGAATGTTTTTAGGCCCAGCTTTATCAGGTTTAATAGTAAATTCATTTGGAATTAATGCTATATTTTGGTTATCTACATTAATAACTTTATTAGCGCTTATTATAGGAATATATAAGCCATATAAAACTAAATTACATGGAGGCAAAAAAAATGAAAAGTTATGA
- a CDS encoding sugar phosphate isomerase/epimerase, whose translation MKFCYANRRMTLYPNSVDPWDLDPIDYTNQFLSKVKEMGFDALEISTETLDRTGGSEEKISEFKKRINGFGLDIGSIRSGGTLTEAKNAPENIRKMKKSIEYAKWAGAEVVNGAISAPVRYPGNPEGSLPASGSGWSKSQDSSKDANLWVYEHLAKVYQDACDKASDGNLNISVEIHQNSPVDNSWSAVYLYDLVSRKNFGINPDLGNVLWNYDQPEETFENCIDNVASISNYWHCKNLQTVYHPENERSVFIRVPLPDGEIDYRYAMTSLTNAGYEGYMAIEGTQNGDQFYKDYQSISYAKNVIKSLDI comes from the coding sequence ATGAAGTTTTGTTATGCCAATAGAAGAATGACATTGTATCCAAATTCCGTAGATCCTTGGGATTTAGATCCAATCGATTATACTAATCAATTTCTATCTAAAGTAAAGGAAATGGGTTTTGATGCCCTTGAAATTTCTACTGAAACTTTAGATAGAACTGGTGGTAGTGAAGAAAAAATATCTGAATTCAAAAAAAGAATTAATGGATTTGGTCTTGATATAGGTTCAATTAGAAGTGGCGGCACTCTTACTGAAGCAAAAAATGCTCCTGAAAATATAAGAAAAATGAAAAAATCAATAGAATATGCTAAATGGGCAGGAGCAGAAGTTGTTAATGGTGCAATCAGTGCACCAGTTAGATATCCTGGTAATCCTGAAGGAAGTCTTCCAGCATCAGGTAGTGGTTGGTCAAAATCACAAGACTCTTCAAAGGATGCTAATTTATGGGTGTATGAACATCTAGCTAAAGTCTATCAAGATGCTTGTGATAAAGCTTCAGATGGAAACTTAAATATTTCTGTTGAAATACATCAAAATTCACCAGTTGATAATTCTTGGTCAGCAGTTTATTTGTATGATTTAGTCTCAAGGAAAAATTTTGGAATAAATCCTGACTTAGGTAATGTTCTATGGAATTATGATCAACCTGAAGAAACCTTTGAAAATTGTATAGATAATGTTGCTTCAATCTCAAATTATTGGCATTGTAAAAATTTACAAACTGTATACCATCCAGAGAATGAGAGATCTGTTTTTATAAGAGTTCCTTTACCAGATGGTGAAATTGATTATAGATATGCTATGACATCATTAACTAATGCAGGATATGAAGGTTATATGGCTATAGAAGGAACTCAAAATGGTGATCAGTTCTACAAGGATTATCAAAGCATAAGTTATGCTAAAAACGTTATCAAATCATTGGATATTTAG
- a CDS encoding MFS transporter, with the protein MKLPYRGYPIAIIAFLSTGLSIGMAQYAFGQFATPLQNEFGWTKTQLNGALSLAFVSGITGPILGKMADKYGIKTVLFISLILISFGFLLRPTITHLWQWYFYSGLIYAGFPGATHITSGKMVSLWFPKTRGRVMGAVTSGNNFGGFTMPALAASIIAFSNWELAFIVFGIIMLFLGIFSYFIVSESLDLVESESIRSSRDLDSISYVKEQSKLGFEIREALYSFRFWTINISLMLGVLTYQGILTQLTQFLEDEGMRTNFATSCLMMIAVMGVIGKIIFGRASEVFSARKTLILSMFFQTIGIMVLCIDSNETLLWIGCFIYGLGFGAFGALIPLIIVEQFGMKNLGSLMGINQFLTSVPMAVSPLIAGLVHDQTGSYRNAFLGISILFIFSIILVWLSKFGKGPNNLNIQ; encoded by the coding sequence ATGAAATTACCCTACAGAGGCTATCCAATTGCTATAATTGCCTTTCTTTCAACGGGTTTATCTATTGGAATGGCTCAATACGCATTTGGACAATTTGCCACTCCTCTTCAAAATGAATTTGGTTGGACTAAAACTCAATTAAACGGAGCATTATCTTTAGCTTTTGTATCAGGTATAACTGGTCCTATTTTAGGCAAAATGGCTGATAAATATGGAATAAAAACAGTGTTATTTATTTCATTGATACTTATAAGTTTTGGTTTCCTATTAAGGCCTACAATAACTCATTTATGGCAATGGTATTTTTATAGTGGGCTTATTTATGCTGGATTTCCAGGAGCTACTCATATTACTTCAGGTAAGATGGTGTCTCTTTGGTTTCCCAAAACTAGAGGAAGAGTAATGGGAGCAGTTACATCAGGAAATAATTTTGGAGGATTCACTATGCCGGCCCTAGCTGCTTCAATAATTGCTTTTTCAAACTGGGAATTAGCTTTTATTGTTTTTGGGATAATAATGTTATTTCTTGGAATTTTTTCATACTTTATAGTATCTGAATCTTTAGATCTAGTAGAATCTGAATCTATAAGATCTAGTAGAGACTTAGATTCTATTTCTTACGTAAAAGAACAATCCAAGTTAGGTTTTGAAATTAGAGAAGCGCTTTATTCATTCAGATTTTGGACAATAAATATTTCTCTTATGCTTGGAGTATTGACGTATCAAGGAATATTAACTCAATTAACTCAATTTTTAGAAGACGAGGGAATGAGAACAAATTTTGCAACAAGTTGCTTAATGATGATTGCTGTAATGGGCGTAATTGGAAAAATTATTTTTGGAAGGGCTAGTGAAGTTTTTTCAGCAAGAAAAACTCTTATTTTGAGTATGTTTTTTCAAACTATTGGAATAATGGTTTTATGCATAGATTCTAACGAAACACTACTATGGATTGGATGTTTTATTTATGGACTTGGATTTGGAGCATTCGGTGCATTAATACCATTAATAATTGTTGAACAGTTTGGTATGAAAAACCTAGGATCATTAATGGGAATTAATCAATTTCTCACTTCTGTACCGATGGCAGTTTCTCCATTAATTGCTGGATTAGTTCACGACCAAACAGGTTCTTATAGAAATGCTTTTTTGGGTATTTCTATTTTATTTATTTTTTCTATTATTTTAGTTTGGCTATCAAAATTTGGTAAGGGGCCCAATAATCTAAATATCCAATGA